The Podarcis muralis chromosome 8, rPodMur119.hap1.1, whole genome shotgun sequence genomic sequence CTCTTTTATGTGATCAGGGCTCTAGGCAGCTGCAGGAATGATTCAACCCAGCCCCCTCATAGAGAAAGGTGACTCAGATACACTCACAGATGAATGGAGCTTCATCCACCGATAGCTCCACCTTCCAGGTCCATCTTACAAAAAGCAAATCCAATGAAAGTTATATGTTCTGCATATTCATACTGCTCAGTAGTATAGTGTATAGTATAGTCGTatagaatcgatgcttttgaattatggtgctggaggagactcttgagagtcccatggactgcaagaagatccaacctctccattctgaaggaaatcagccctgagtgctcactggaaggacagatcctgaagctgaggctccaagactttggccacctcatgagaagagaagactccctggaaaagaccctgatgttgggaaagatggagggcacaaggagaaggggacgacagaggatgagatggtgggacagtgttctcgaagctaccagcatgagtttgaccaaactgtgggaggcagtggaagacaggagtgcctggcgtgctctggcccatgggtttacaaagaggcggacacgactaaacaacaacagtatagtGTTCACTACCAAGAGGTGCTGGTAAAATAATCACAGGTACGAGCCCGTCTTTCCAACGCTGCACTAAAAAGTGGTGCAGGGGGACCAATAATCCAAAACCTCATGTTCTGTGGTTGCAAAAAGTTGCACCAGCAGACTGAATGTTACTTGGTTTTTGTGGAATAAATTGTGCAAAATCTGATCTACATGTTTAGCCCTGCAAGCTAGAATCAAAGAACATCGGGGACTGGGGTGGAATACATGGAAGCAGAGGGTAAAGGACTAGGGATCGCAAGAAAGAACTACGAAATACACTTAAGGGTAGGTATTTGAAGGCAACCACCATAAAACCTCACACAGGCGATGAATCAATTGTCTGAATGTTCCATGCGCACGGAAAGTTAGCCCACCAGGGAATAGCCTAGGCTACAATCCTTCACCCTGGCATGCTAGCTTTCTATAGGAAGGATGTTTCTCATGTGGGGAATAATGCACTCATGCACTCCCAATACCTGCATTCTGAAATGGTGCATGCCCTTAAGTGTTCTTTCTGTAGAAAGTTGCACCTAATACTCTGGACTTCAGGCCAGGAAAAAAAATAACAAGGTAGTATATGAACTGCTAGAAATTAGTATCTAGCAGGTGAAAAAAATTGGGAAGCATTTCCCCAGCTAGAGTGGATCCCACAGTTGTCATGATTTTGCTCGCTGCTTTACCTACCCAGACACATCTAGTGCCCCAAACATACAATCCACCTGAACTCTCATCCCCAGGCCCTGACAGAGCTCATTCCACActttgcaatgcaaaaacacatgtTTTCATGTGCCCCAGCAGCTGCACTGGAATGGtaagcattacagtggtgccccacaagacgaatgcctcgcaagacggaaaacccgctagacgaaagggttttccgtttctgagctgcttcgcaagacgattttccctatgggcttgcttcgcaagacgaaacgtcttgctagtcttgcgattttttccccgctcccccccccccctttttctaagccgctaagccgctaatagccttttagcagcttagccgctaatcctttaatagccgctaagccgctaaaccgctaatagcgctaatccgcttagccgctaatagggttgctttgcaagacgaaaaaaccgctagacgaagagaatcgcggaacggattcttttcgtcttgcgaggcaccactgtactatagagCAGGCACgttcaactcccaagagactgcgatctactcacattATAAAAATACTGGCTGTGATCTCCCCATTGTTACTGacaggcaaagttgttgagcttttttggtggggtgggggagatcgcTAAGCATCACACGATCAACTGCGATCTACCATAGATATCCCGCGATccaccggtagatcacgatccaCCTGTTGTTGGGCATGCCTGCTCCAGGTGAAAGTCTTGGGAATTTCTCCCAACGCAACCAATAACTTACCAGGCGTTTCCCTTCCTCCTGATGATTTTGGTCCGGCTCTTCAGTTTGTAACTAAAAAACCCACTATTCCCAGAGGGTGATCTGGGGCTGCCGTGACCAAGAGGCCCACGTCTCACAGTCTGAAGGGAAGCGCCAGCTCCCACAGAAGGAGAAACTCCAAGCCCAACACATTCCTTACGCCGCCACGTGAATGCGGAGGTGGATGGAGACGGAGACAGCGGGAGACCGGCAGCCTTCCACTTGTACAGGCTGGAAGAAATCCCCAGCTTGGACTGCGGGTTGGATTTCTTTTGCTTTGCTCCCAATTCCCCCTTCGGGAGTAACTTGGGACCTCTCTCTGCACCCACAGCAAACCTGCGTGCATTTTCAGAGGCTCTGGGAACAGCCCATTTTTTCACAGTACGGGGCGATTTGCTCGGATTCGCCACCCACGTGTAGTTGTTCCTCCTGAACTTTGGAGACTTGATGGAGGCTGGCGAGGTAGGAGCGCCATGGAGAGCAGGTGCTGAATGTTTGTCCTTGGAGAGGCTCGTCCCAACAGCTGAAGGAACTTCCCAAGTTGAAGCAGCAGCAGACTCCTCAGAAAGCCTCAGCGCGCTGGGCTTCTCCGTCACTGCAGGCGTTTGCTGCGAACTACGCAGGGCTGGAACCTCTGGCACTGGTTTCTTCCTCACCAACAGACCACTCGCTTTATGATCAGGCAATGTCAGGGGCTGCTGCTGAGGCTCAGATTTCAACGTAACGGCGCTCTCACTGATAGTCCTGCACAACTCCGGGGCTGATTCCGATGCACCCTGAACAGAAGGCCCCTTCCAACACTCGGCAGGCATGTCAGCCTTCTCCTTAGCAAAGGCCTTGCAATGCAGCGAGTGAGGCAAGGTGGAGGCGCTCAGTGCTTTAGTCTTTTTCAAGCCAGCACCCGAAGGCCAAGCTGTCCTGCTCACACATCCTCTAGACACAGCTGGGCCTTCTGTTGCTTCCGCAGAGCTCAGACGGGATCCTGGGGCAGCAGTGCTGGCCGCTGCTGAGCCAGCCTGCACCCCAACAACGATATTGCCATCTGCACTGAGGCTGACGTTTCTTCCCGAGAGCGGGGCTTGTGGCTCAGTTGCCTCAGGGCTTGCGTGGCTCAGGCTGGTGCGGGAAGCACTAGCAGAAATGCTGGTTCCAGAACAAAGTGCCGGCCGAGGCGGAACGTTGACTAGAGAATATTTCTTTCTCCAGGCATTaggaccactctggcgaggctGAAAATCTCTCTGGGTTTGCTGGGAATATCTAGCAGAGAAAGCACCCTGGCTGCTAAAGGCAGGCGGCCTGGGGTTCTGCCACTGAGGTGCTGGGGCAGGTGGGGCAACTGGTGTATTCCCATGGATGTTTTTATGGTTGTTGATGAGACctagaaggagagaaggaaaagattCCATTAGTTGTGCCTTCAAGCATCCCTCCAGCAGTATCTTGAAGGATTTGCAACACAATTTTATTTCCAAACCAAGACATATCCTGCATAGATCGGCATCATACATGTTTCTGCAGGATGTAGCCCTGCCTGTAAGAAGTCATAATCCGTCCCACCCAAACGAACAGAACATATGAAGCCCcatttacaatacaaaaaaatcATCTTCAACcaaacccaaatacagtggtgcctcgcaagatgaaaagaatccgttccgcgattcttttcttctagcggttttttcgtcttgcgaagcaaccccattggcggctaagcggattagcgctattagcgatttagcgctattagcggcttagcgggcttagcggctaagctgttaaaaggctattaacagcttagtggctttgaaaaggggggggagcgggggggaaatggcgagactcgcaagacgttttcgtcttgcaaagcaagcccatagggaacttcgtcttgcgaagcgcctccgcgacggaaaaccctttcgtcttgtgggtttttcgtcttgcgaggcattcgtcttgcggggcaccactgtacatttaaacctACCTGCCCCAACCTTGTGCTGGTTAACCACAACCATAACCTCCAAAAGCTAgcccaaaaagagagagggaagaaaagccctggtgcctctgcagcaacacaaccggatgccttcatctgcctcagctgcaacaaaacatgtctctcccctatcagtctctacagctacAGCTGGCGCTATAGCTCTCCAACtgtctgacttcacccccaaggGCTCTCTCCTCCACCGGCTCCCAAGAAAGACGGATGccaacctatatatatatatatatatagttttaattccatCAATGTCTATCTGTTTTTCAGTTACTGGttccctgcctccccacctccccccacaCCCGCTTTTTATGTTTTCAGCAGTtcctgtttttatctgtaagctgcgtTGAGCCAAGGAGGAAgacagggcataaataataatcacaatattATGATTAAAACTGCCATTAGTGTTGCTATCAAATCGAAGCATGATATAATGCTAATGTtgtagtaatgataataatatcaaAGTGTCgtactaaagaagaagaaaataacaacaacaacaataataataataataatatagtaagcCCCTTGAGGCAGGAACCTGagttgaaccgccctgagacctctgggtatagggcggtacagtggtacctcgggttacatacgcttttggttacagactccactaacccagaaatagtacctcgggttaagaactttgcttcaggatgagaacagaaattgtgcggcagcagcaggaggccccattagctaaagtggtgcttcaggttaaaaacagtttcaggttaagaacggacctccggaacgaattaagtacttaacctgaggtaccactgtatatatattcaatcaataataataataataataataataataatacagtaagccccttggggcagggactggagttgaaccgccctgagacctctgggtatagggcggtatatatatttaagaacaacaacaacaacaacaacaacaatatagtaAGCCCCTTGGGGCCGAGACCTGAGtgttgaaccgccctgagacgtctgggtatagggtggtaaaggtaaagggacccctgaccactaggtccagtcgtggccgaatctggggttgcggcgctcatctcgctttattggctgaaggagccggcgtccagcttctgagtcatgtggccagcatgactaagccgcttctggcgaaccagagcagcgcacggaaacgccgtttaccttcccgatggagtggtacctatttatctacttgcactttgaggtgctttcgaactgctaggttggcaggagcagggaacgagcaacgggagctcaccccgttgcggggattcgaaccgccgaccttctgatcggcaagccctaggctctgtggtttaacccacagcgccacccacatcccatagggtggtacagtatatatattcaatcaataataataataagaataatataatAGTAagccccagtagtgatgtatggaagtgagagctggaccataaagaaggctgatcgccgaagaattgaggcttttgaattctggtgctggaggagactcttgagagtcccatcgaCTGCAagcgcatccattctgaaggaaatcagccctgagtgctcactggaaggacagatcctgaagctgaggctccaagactttggccacctcatgagaagagaagactccctggaaaagaccctgatgttgggaaagatggagggcacaaggagaaggggtgacagtgttctcgaagctaccagcatgagtttgaccaaactgcgggaagaagtggaggacaggagtgcctggtgtgctctggtccagggggtcacgaagaggcggacacgactaagcgactaaacaacaacaacaacaacaacaagccccttGGGGCAGGTACCTGagttgaaccgccctgagacctctgggtatagggcggtatatatatattcaataataataataataataataataataataataataataatattgtaatccccttggggcagggacctgaaCTCAAGGACCGCCTGGGCGAGCGAGTGCCTGCAAGGAAAGGCAGCCAGGGAAGAAGCGCtcccgcaggcaggcaggcagggcccCCTCCCAGGACCCTCGGCCCCCCTCcccccggacgcctgggtccctcaCCTTGAAGCAGGCGAATCTGGCGCCtcagctgctccttctcctccatcCCCGGCTCTTCCGGCTCTTCCCGCTGCTGCCTCAGCCGGCAATTCCTCGCCTACCTGCCCCGGACGTCACTGCTGCGCGCCGCCTCCAGGCCCACGGCTCCGTCCGCTTCCGTGTACGTCATCGCCCCGCGCGCCCGGCGGtttgcctttcttttccttccaggaGATATGCGTGCGGCCACACACTTCCGGTTGCCACTCGAGCGCGGCTACGAAATGCGGGGACGCGCAAAAAGCGCGGCGCCGAAAGAGACCGCCGATGCTTCTACCCACGCAGGGCACTCGGGATTGGTCGCTGCCGCCACTCACTCAGCCATGATCTCCGCCTCAGGCCCTGCCGATTGAGAACCGGAAGTGTCCTTACGCGATTCATTAAACCCTGCGGCGCTCGGGCTTTGGATTTGACTGACCTCTGTGTGATTTGCGTGGCCCCTCTGGCTGCGCTTTCCACGCTTTGCCTAAGGCTCTTTCCTGACAGAGTCCTGGGGTCAACGGGGGTCAGCCAGGTGCCTCCAGGGGAACCCACAAGGAGGACCCGAGCGCAGTTTTTGGGATTcccagaaccacagaattgtagagttggaagggacctcccagagtcatctagtccaaccccctgcaatgcagtaaggCACTCacttgtgtgagtgcctggaggcggttggaggatggatggcggctaacagattgaggttgaatcctgacaagacagaagtactgttttggggggacagggggcaggcgggtgtgggggactccctggtcctgaatggggtaactgtgcccctgaaggaccaggtgcacagcctgggagtcattttggactcacaactgtccatggaggcgcaggtcaattctgtgtccagggcagctccatctggtaagcaagatgagaccctacctgcctgtgaaaccgtctcgccagagtggtgtatgctctggttatctcttggttggactactgcaatgctctctacgtggggctacctttgaaggtgacccagaaactgcaactaatccagaatgcggcagctagactggtgactgggagtggccgccgagaccacatgataccagtcttgaaagacctacattggctcccagtatgtttccaagcacaattcaaagtgttggtgctgacctttaaagccctaaacggccttggccccgtagacctgaaggagcgtctccacccccatcgttcacccagacactgaggttcagctctgagagccttctggcggttccctccctacgagaagccaagttacagggaaccagttaGAGGGCCTTcgcggtggtggcacccaccctgtggaacgccctcccaccagttgtcaaagagaacaacaactatcagacttttagaagacatctgaaggcagccctgttcagggaagcttttaatgtttgatgcattactgtattttaatattttgttgaaagccgcccagagtggctgcggaagcccagccagatgggcggggtataaataataaattattattattattattattattattattattattacttgtgctGCCTCCGGCTGGGAACGGCAGATGTAGCTGTCGTGGCTAGCAGCCCTCACCACCAGGAGTCCCAGACATTCAACGAAGCTGAGATGCTGCCGGATTCcaggcagataaaataaagtccttcttcacccagcacacagagttaacctgtggaactcactgccgcaggaggcagcgatggacacctaatttggatggctttaaaagagtgcTGGGCAAATCCATGGATGGCtatcggtggctactagccacaacggcTATGCCATTCCTGatctttgtttttatctgtatgctCGATGAATATTATTGTCGCGGGTTTCAAGAGAGGACAACCTAGATCAGACAtccccaaattcggccctccagatgtcttggggactacagttcccatcatccctgaccactggtcctgttagctagggatgatgggagttgtagtcccaaaacatctggagggccgagtttgggggtgcctgatctggATGGTGCCCTGAGTACCTTCCAGTTCTTGAGTTCCTGTAGCCAATGAAGGTGAGACTCTTAATAGAAGAGGTTGATGAGCTCTTTGTAAGACTTGGCCACTTGTGTCCTCAGCAGCATCACAAAAGAATGAGTTGGGCTGCAAGAGCTGCAACTGAGTGATGGTGTCCTCCAGGCTAAGAGGTGGGCCTTTCCTGCACCCCTTTCCTAGCTGCTAGGTAGGAGAGCGATAGCCAATATgggatcacagaatcgtagagttggaagggacctggagggtcatctagtccaacccccggtaatgcaggaatctcatctaaagcatgcatggcagatggccagccaacctctgcttgagaatctccaaggaaggagactccaccaccttctatcccacggtcaaacagctcttactgtcagaaaggttttcCGTATGTCAGTCAGAATCTCTGTTCTCGTAACTTGAAGTCATCGgtccgagtcctaccctccagagctggagaaaacaagcttgcaacctcttccatgtgccagcccttgagatattcaaAGATGgctattaaaccacagagcctagaacttgccgatcagaaggtcggcggttcgaattcccgtgacagggtgagctcccgttgctcggtccctgctcctgccaacctagcagttcgaaagcacctcaaagtgcaagtagataaataggtactgctccggcgggaaggtaaacggcgtttccgtgcgctgctctggttctccagaagcagcttagttatgctggccacatgacccggaagctgtgcgccggctccctcggccaataaagcgagatgagcgccgcaaccccagagtcggtcacgtctggacctaatggtcaggggtccctttacctttacctttatcctatctcctgttgtctttgtccatggagttttcttggcagggatactggagtggcttgctggttcctgttccagattggacagtgttctcgagtgctcactggaaggacagatcgtgaagctgaggctccagtactttggccacctcatgagaagagaagactccctggaaaagaccctgatgttgggaaagatggagggcacaaggagaaggggacgacagaggacgagatggtgggacagtgttctcgaagctacaaacatgagtctgaccaaactgcgggaggcggtggaagacaggagggcctggcatgctctggtccatggggtcacgaagagtcggacacgactaaacaactaaacaacaacaatcctctctcctctcagtctcctcttttccaggctaaacatacccagatccttcaaccgttcctcatcaggcttggtttgatcagagctggaacttgctggaagctggagacacagagacctgcttaCTCTGTGCTGGAACCAAAGCTGTTCCTAATGGAGAAGTGAGATCTGCTGGGGTGCGAATGTCGTGAACCCCCGACCCAGCCACCTTATGCTTGGGTTGTATACGCATGCGAACAAAACCATATACCCAAAGACACCACAATCCTCTCCGCTGACCTTTGATCAAAACTGGCTAAGTGCTTGGAAGCCCTagattcttttgttgttgttgttgtttagtccagtgtttcccaaccactgttccgcggcacactagtgtgccgcgagatgttgcctggtgtgccgcgggaaaaattaaaaaattgaaagattttttttttaagtcaaattttcgattggggtgctgtcactagatgacccctggggttccctccctccctcctgctctgcgcctccctcctcctcctcctcctcctccggggaggcccttcctggctctcggccaaggcttggcggctgccactcactcactcgctcgcccacccgtccctccatccctgcacccggcctctccccctccgtccccggcgcgggggctgccgggatccgtagtcccctcgcccttgggctccgcgcccgcgcggggtgcgcaaactacgtttcccagcgtggcctggtggtccgggcgttttgtttgaagcgctcttctcccggccatggaatgagcgcagcggcggcagccgggcgggcaggggctcttccgcgcagaccccgcgcagcctgcctgcgcccccccgGACATCGGGCGgtaggatggagcccggggatccccgcggaggcggagcggcggaggcggaggctgccccccaggtagggctgcgtcgggtttttttaatttttgcaatgatgcatccgcgccggaggggacgcatcggaccgcggggagaccccttggcgggcgtgcaaggcaatgcatgcgtgcaggcgttgcatggagtgcagtgcagtgcaatggcaacgcggcgccctgcatgcatgcatgcaacttccaccggcgctccggacttggcaggtgaggggggtccccagtgggcggcagagagagccgggagggcgaaggggagccggggggagcagcgctgctccccgagccgagcccggggggaaacttcggcgtcgttgcgccgcgtgttggaagcggaggctggcgggggcccctcacctgcaaaacctggtcgcctctcatatatttcgtgcattgcattcatcgcccgctttctcctccaaggagctcccgggggcgcgcgtggttctccccgtgttatcctcgcaacaacagccctgcgaggtgggtcaggcgagtggcccaagggagcacccagggattgtcctggccaggtggggtgagttgaaccctgctctctgcccggtcttcgtcctcatttagcccccacatgtgcatgactgtgcatgactgaggttttcccccctcgtcttggctatggtgtgagtctgtgctgttaattaatggggttctgccttcggagaagatgagccagccctcaaggaggtgattatgtaatttgctagcaattcatgtccctcccggcgtgacgctgcgcgctgaggtcacggggctgtaatggtggtgtgcctcgagatttttttcatgaaacaagtgtgcctttgcccaaaaaaggttgggaaacactggtttagtcgtttagtcgtgtccgactcttcgtgaccccctggactagagcactccaggcattcctgtcttccactgcctcccacagtttggtcaaactgatgctggtagcttcgagaacactgtccctccatctcgtcctctgtcgtccccttctccttctgccctccatctttcccaacatcagggtcttttccagggagtcttctcttctcatgaggtggccaaagtcttggagcctcagcttcaggatctgtccttcagtgagcactcagggctgatttccttcagaatggagaggtttgatcttcttgcagtccatgggactctcaagagtctcctccagcaccagaattcaaaagcatcaattcttcggctatcagccttctttatggctggATTCTTTTACTGCTTTGATATTGGGGTGACGTGtaaccccttttttaaaaaaaaaccacattctcCTTCCATCATTTCATCCTTAACTAGCACCCCCCTGAGTAACATTCATCTCCAACTTTGGGTTTGTGTTAAAACTCCATTACCTTCCAAAGATTTCACTGACACCTGCTGCCACTCACGACGCCCCTTGTTTTGTGAGTcttccttcgggggggggggacgctttTCAAAAAAGCAAGCGGCGTCTTTTGACACTGCGTTGGCAGGAGGGCCTGCGTGCGAGAACATACCCTAGGGAAGGTGGCATGCTTAAGGAAAATTAAATTGCCTAATTCAGCTTGCAAATAAGCAGGGTGCTAATCCTCCTAATGAGTCCAGCCTCGCCCAGAACGATGAATCTTGCAACAAGCATGCGCTAGGACCCAATTAGCTGGCTCACACATCTGAAATCGGAGCCTCATCAGTCGAGGTTCAGGCTGTGGGAGTCTCTCGGTGGCTTATGAGAAATTTGCtgagaaaagcaaaagaaataaagaaataaaaaaaaatgctcaagTTG encodes the following:
- the ZC3H3 gene encoding zinc finger CCCH domain-containing protein 3; translated protein: MEEKEQLRRQIRLLQGLINNHKNIHGNTPVAPPAPAPQWQNPRPPAFSSQGAFSARYSQQTQRDFQPRQSGPNAWRKKYSLVNVPPRPALCSGTSISASASRTSLSHASPEATEPQAPLSGRNVSLSADGNIVVGVQAGSAAASTAAPGSRLSSAEATEGPAVSRGCVSRTAWPSGAGLKKTKALSASTLPHSLHCKAFAKEKADMPAECWKGPSVQGASESAPELCRTISESAVTLKSEPQQQPLTLPDHKASGLLVRKKPVPEVPALRSSQQTPAVTEKPSALRLSEESAAASTWEVPSAVGTSLSKDKHSAPALHGAPTSPASIKSPKFRRNNYTWVANPSKSPRTVKKWAVPRASENARRFAVGAERGPKLLPKGELGAKQKKSNPQSKLGISSSLYKWKAAGLPLSPSPSTSAFTWRRKECVGLGVSPSVGAGASLQTVRRGPLGHGSPRSPSGNSGFFSYKLKSRTKIIRRKGNACSPTDKRSPPFPTVLLRSRYCLRKRNSPRGRGSPTARKTGSKGLVQIGKHRLRRLPASRPHLLAKEGSSFLLASPTANKVVNTRYRIVKKAATSAPSASAASFGSPAHSWKSRRLSTSRSLVLNSTRHSPTGSKFQALQHHWRNKDLRCIGGVMYRVSANKLAKTSSSPARSGEVASRSHTRAGTARPDSAHGSPGYSPSSYLNRSTTSRYIASRAVQRSLAIIRQAKQKKEKKKEYCMYYNRFGKCNRGERCPYIHDPEKVAVCTRFLRGTCKKTDGTCPFSHKVSKDKMPVCSYFLKGICNNSDCPYSHVYVSRKAEVCSDFLKGYCPLGEKCKKKHTLVCPDFSKHGVCPKGSQCKLQHPQRKHLARQPSSTDTSFQQACSAPKQTSREEEAEETPGPSRAEQRGDLWSPETPSPTSRLTKLPSFISLQSPPTSPSEDDRKPERDRSGEDAGKPLQIKPRL